Proteins from a genomic interval of Microbacterium esteraromaticum:
- a CDS encoding alanine racemase, with product MLDLTAERSPNADARADARPQTAAWRSPERYWRSLSDATAHLPAPVAIIEQDALRYNALDLLVRAGGLPIRVATKSVRVRAVLDAVLAIPGYRGILSFTLAEALWLAQEHDDIVLGYPTVDRAGLATLVADEKLASRITLMIDDIAHLDLIDAIAAPGSRPEVRVAIDVDASLRSATIGHVGVRRSPLHTAADVAGFARQVVRRPGFRLVGLQMYEAQIAGQGDAAGADAPLIRMVQARSRDELRQRRAEIADALLGIAPLEFLNGGGTGSLEFTGSDQSLTEATAGSGLLAGHLFDGYRSFSPAPATAFAFDVVRKPERDIATVLGGGWIASGPAAASRQPAPVWPPRLRTLPREAAGEVQTPLQGTAAGDLRIGDRVWFRHAKSGEPAERINTYHVIADGTVIGEVPTYRGEGKAFL from the coding sequence GTGCTCGACCTCACCGCTGAACGGAGTCCGAACGCCGACGCCCGCGCTGACGCACGTCCGCAGACGGCCGCGTGGCGGTCGCCAGAGCGTTATTGGCGCTCGCTGAGTGATGCGACGGCGCACCTGCCAGCGCCGGTCGCGATCATCGAACAGGATGCGCTGCGGTACAACGCGCTCGATCTTCTGGTCCGTGCCGGGGGGTTGCCGATCCGCGTCGCGACGAAGTCGGTGCGCGTGCGGGCCGTGCTCGATGCCGTGCTCGCCATCCCGGGCTATCGTGGCATCCTGTCCTTCACGTTGGCCGAGGCACTGTGGCTCGCCCAGGAACACGATGACATCGTGCTCGGGTACCCCACAGTCGACCGCGCGGGGCTGGCGACGCTCGTCGCGGATGAGAAGCTCGCCTCACGCATCACACTGATGATCGACGACATCGCTCATCTCGATCTGATCGATGCCATCGCCGCTCCGGGTAGCCGTCCCGAGGTGCGCGTTGCGATCGATGTGGATGCGTCCTTGCGTTCTGCGACCATCGGGCACGTCGGAGTACGTCGGTCTCCGTTGCACACGGCTGCCGACGTCGCCGGGTTCGCGCGTCAGGTCGTCCGCCGCCCGGGGTTCCGGCTCGTCGGGTTGCAGATGTATGAGGCCCAGATCGCCGGACAGGGCGATGCTGCGGGTGCCGATGCCCCGCTGATCCGGATGGTGCAGGCGCGCTCACGCGACGAACTGCGCCAGCGCCGTGCTGAGATCGCGGATGCCCTGCTTGGTATCGCGCCGTTGGAGTTCCTCAACGGCGGGGGAACCGGTTCGCTCGAGTTCACCGGCAGCGACCAGTCCCTGACCGAGGCGACGGCCGGCAGCGGACTGCTCGCCGGGCACCTGTTCGACGGCTATCGGTCGTTCTCGCCGGCGCCCGCGACAGCATTCGCGTTCGACGTCGTGCGCAAGCCAGAGCGCGATATCGCCACGGTACTCGGCGGCGGATGGATCGCCTCCGGCCCCGCCGCCGCCTCTCGGCAGCCCGCGCCGGTGTGGCCTCCGCGTCTGCGCACGCTCCCCAGAGAAGCAGCCGGTGAAGTGCAGACGCCGTTGCAGGGCACAGCCGCGGGCGATCTGCGGATCGGCGACCGGGTATGGTTCCGGCACGCGAAGAGCGGTGAACCCGCTGAACGCATCAACACGTACCATGTGATCGCCGACGGGACCGTCATCGGAGAGGTCCCGACGTACCGAGGAGAGGGGAAGGCCTTCCTATGA